One segment of Metallosphaera cuprina Ar-4 DNA contains the following:
- a CDS encoding MogA/MoaB family molybdenum cofactor biosynthesis protein, which translates to MSHAHESHRKMAPKKLQFFVITISTSRYEKMQRREPVVDESGDIIKQIIISNGHELKGYSLVPDDKLKILKAVIDALLLEDVNVVVTTGGTGYAPSDVTVESLRGVMDREVEGFGDVFRAVSFADPKVGPASFLTKASAIIVRGKLVYMLPGSPDAVRLAMEKLIIPETPHLVYLANSS; encoded by the coding sequence ATGAGTCACGCGCACGAGAGTCACAGAAAGATGGCCCCAAAAAAGCTCCAGTTTTTTGTTATCACGATAAGCACTTCGAGATATGAGAAAATGCAAAGGAGAGAGCCCGTAGTGGACGAGTCAGGAGATATAATAAAACAGATCATAATCTCCAACGGACACGAGCTCAAAGGTTACTCTCTAGTCCCGGACGATAAGCTAAAGATCCTTAAGGCAGTTATAGATGCCTTACTTCTAGAAGACGTCAATGTCGTTGTGACTACAGGGGGCACAGGTTACGCACCTTCGGATGTTACCGTAGAGAGCTTAAGGGGAGTAATGGATAGAGAAGTGGAGGGTTTTGGAGACGTTTTTAGAGCCGTAAGCTTTGCTGATCCCAAAGTGGGTCCCGCCTCGTTCCTAACAAAGGCGAGCGCAATCATAGTAAGAGGGAAATTAGTTTACATGCTTCCTGGCTCCCCAGACGCAGTAAGACTCGCTATGGAGAAGTTAATAATTCCTGAAACCCCTCACTTGGTGTATCTAGCCAACTCGAGTTGA
- a CDS encoding DEAD/DEAH box helicase, with protein sequence MQVLDKISESLKVFGAQIAHVYTETALDPEIGPPLDDTNLDKRIVNGLEKLGIQRLYKYQYESISSILNGENVAIISGTGTGKTEAFLIPLLELALKGERSVLIYPTKALARDQLSRINWLLNFLPEIKVDVLDGDTDRAKRQKIYEDPPEILITNPDMIHVGLALSPNFRQVIRGADHYVIDEMHVYDGVLGSHLRRILDRIRELNGPIHVIGASGTIEATPLLFNELFGVDGKIVRGVNRRRGMAIHALIDSKGVSRWTLSSYLAGLLVKEGLKTLVFVDSQQMAERLAKIAERFGANLAVHRAGILPKERMEVEEKLRNGELHGVVATPTLELGIDIGSLDVVVMAENPPSYPKYIQRAGRAGRRDKLGLIFTVLGDSPIDNYFLRRPSEFFSRKLTPITFDNSNMEVLKVHTAAFILEKLGVNMNTLPDLWRRAAEELKKEGIIACENKVYYSTSSTREFVRKSSLRSSGPIVKVVEQRKIGERELPAALYDLYPGSLYMVSKRTYEVKSLDLRSLEARVVKIEQDKGYYTKPLYSVDIKEFKETESRKVLGLPAKYGELTVTVFVTGYVVYDYYSKREKPVNEVQYDNPIEFTYNTKGIIIKHPAMDDWDLLSSMEAYHATEHVLISAGRVVAGASLTDLSGISYPSGHVVIYDSSVGGNGVSRLLYSRLESAYDIALDIVKGCDCEDGCPKCVYDPYCGNNNRVLSRKKSLRLIDYVIKGEEADDSPIEGKSVR encoded by the coding sequence ATGCAAGTGCTTGATAAGATCTCAGAATCTCTAAAGGTATTTGGCGCTCAAATAGCTCACGTTTATACCGAAACGGCTTTAGATCCAGAGATCGGGCCACCGTTAGATGATACTAACCTCGATAAAAGGATAGTAAATGGGCTTGAAAAACTCGGCATTCAGAGACTTTACAAATACCAATACGAATCTATCAGTTCCATTCTTAATGGTGAGAACGTAGCGATAATTTCGGGTACGGGAACCGGAAAAACTGAGGCCTTCCTCATCCCCCTTCTAGAATTGGCCCTAAAAGGTGAAAGATCGGTCTTGATTTATCCAACTAAGGCGTTAGCAAGGGATCAACTCAGTAGAATAAATTGGTTGCTAAATTTCTTACCTGAGATAAAGGTCGACGTTCTTGATGGGGATACAGATAGGGCCAAGAGACAAAAGATATACGAAGACCCTCCGGAAATATTGATAACTAACCCGGATATGATACACGTGGGTTTAGCGCTCTCTCCTAATTTCAGACAAGTGATAAGGGGGGCTGACCATTACGTTATAGACGAGATGCACGTTTATGACGGCGTTTTAGGTTCGCATCTGAGAAGGATACTAGATAGAATTAGAGAGCTGAACGGTCCGATTCACGTTATAGGAGCAAGCGGAACAATTGAGGCCACTCCCCTACTCTTTAACGAACTCTTTGGTGTAGATGGAAAGATAGTGAGGGGAGTAAATAGAAGAAGGGGGATGGCAATTCATGCTTTGATCGACTCGAAGGGTGTAAGTAGATGGACTTTATCGTCCTATCTAGCGGGGCTCCTAGTTAAGGAAGGTCTTAAGACGTTAGTTTTTGTGGATTCGCAGCAGATGGCCGAGAGGCTTGCCAAGATAGCAGAAAGATTCGGTGCTAATCTTGCTGTGCATAGAGCTGGGATATTACCAAAGGAGAGGATGGAGGTGGAGGAGAAGTTAAGGAACGGTGAACTTCACGGAGTCGTTGCCACTCCAACGCTTGAGCTAGGAATAGATATAGGTAGCCTTGATGTTGTGGTCATGGCAGAAAATCCTCCTAGTTATCCTAAATACATTCAAAGAGCTGGAAGGGCCGGAAGAAGAGACAAACTAGGTCTGATCTTTACAGTGTTAGGTGATAGTCCTATAGATAACTATTTCCTTAGGAGACCAAGTGAGTTCTTTAGCCGGAAATTAACACCTATAACCTTCGACAACAGCAACATGGAGGTCCTAAAGGTACACACTGCTGCCTTTATCCTAGAAAAGTTAGGAGTGAATATGAACACTCTTCCAGATCTGTGGAGGAGAGCGGCAGAAGAGTTGAAGAAGGAAGGGATAATAGCGTGCGAAAACAAAGTATACTATTCCACCTCTAGCACAAGGGAATTTGTGCGTAAGAGCTCGCTGAGGAGCTCCGGTCCCATTGTTAAGGTAGTGGAACAAAGGAAAATAGGAGAAAGAGAGCTACCTGCCGCTCTTTATGATCTTTACCCAGGGTCACTATACATGGTGTCAAAAAGGACGTATGAGGTGAAGAGTCTAGACCTCAGAAGTCTAGAAGCTAGAGTAGTTAAGATCGAACAAGATAAAGGATATTACACCAAGCCCCTCTACTCTGTTGACATAAAGGAGTTTAAGGAGACAGAGTCTAGGAAGGTCCTTGGGTTACCAGCTAAATACGGTGAGTTGACCGTTACTGTATTTGTTACAGGTTACGTTGTCTACGATTACTATTCCAAAAGGGAAAAACCGGTGAATGAGGTCCAATACGACAACCCAATCGAGTTCACGTATAATACTAAGGGTATAATTATAAAGCATCCAGCAATGGATGATTGGGACCTGCTGTCCTCTATGGAAGCTTATCATGCAACTGAACACGTATTAATATCAGCCGGAAGAGTTGTAGCTGGCGCTTCGTTGACCGATCTGTCAGGGATCAGTTACCCTTCAGGACACGTGGTAATATACGATTCGAGTGTGGGAGGAAACGGGGTATCTAGACTGCTCTATAGTCGTCTTGAGTCAGCCTATGATATAGCCCTGGACATAGTGAAGGGATGTGACTGTGAAGATGGCTGCCCAAAATGTGTCTATGATCCGTACTGCGGAAATAACAATAGAGTCCTTTCACGTAAGAAGTCACTGAGGTTAATAGACTACGTTATCAAAGGTGAGGAAGCCGACGACTCTCCTATAGAGGGTAAGAGCGTCAGATAG
- a CDS encoding FAD-dependent oxidoreductase, with translation MKLVIVGRGILGSSLYHMLRRLGHEVIVIESGERRVFPSLIHSLLLKGKDIELASESLNFYREINVPIKEFDSITLGNISKEILDSWGKAGVEIKETYVEWLRERGIVSRGGDRLVYISRLISSVPFIKGRAKVNLEKREVQVDGRTIRADKFLITAGPWNPCLAKVKSKSYYCWATVVMTSLMQLGKYFIYDYEKGFYSRPLLGLGGGMAIVGDGKIIESPPGRRIAIERDEVIDRIRERIGKIVPLHTSGEFCEGTPDMRPSYGEIVENIYYAGGLDGYGAEVGPGVAKLLVNYIFKGEKVNEYFMDRFSNVQDFSIGREAHEI, from the coding sequence TTGAAGCTAGTTATAGTGGGAAGAGGAATACTAGGAAGTTCGCTCTATCACATGTTAAGGAGGTTAGGTCACGAAGTTATCGTTATAGAATCAGGAGAGAGAAGAGTGTTTCCAAGTTTGATCCATTCTCTTCTACTTAAAGGAAAGGACATTGAGCTAGCTAGTGAGAGCCTTAACTTTTATAGGGAAATCAACGTTCCAATTAAGGAGTTCGATTCTATAACGCTAGGTAACATAAGTAAGGAAATTTTAGATTCGTGGGGTAAAGCAGGCGTTGAAATTAAGGAAACGTATGTAGAGTGGTTGAGAGAGAGAGGCATAGTATCTAGGGGAGGGGACAGGTTAGTCTACATTTCAAGACTGATCTCTTCTGTTCCTTTCATTAAAGGTAGGGCAAAAGTCAATTTAGAAAAAAGGGAAGTTCAAGTTGATGGCAGAACTATTCGCGCAGATAAGTTCCTGATAACGGCTGGACCTTGGAACCCATGTTTAGCTAAAGTAAAGTCAAAAAGCTATTATTGTTGGGCTACCGTAGTTATGACGAGTTTAATGCAATTAGGTAAATATTTTATTTATGATTATGAAAAGGGATTTTATTCAAGACCACTACTAGGCCTTGGCGGCGGGATGGCAATTGTGGGTGACGGCAAGATCATAGAGTCCCCTCCTGGAAGAAGGATTGCGATAGAAAGAGATGAGGTGATAGATAGGATTAGAGAGAGAATAGGTAAGATAGTTCCACTTCATACTTCAGGAGAGTTCTGTGAGGGTACCCCAGATATGAGACCTTCATACGGCGAGATAGTGGAAAACATCTATTACGCGGGAGGATTGGACGGATATGGCGCTGAGGTAGGTCCAGGAGTGGCTAAGCTCCTTGTAAATTACATATTTAAAGGAGAGAAAGTCAACGAGTATTTCATGGATAGATTCTCTAACGTTCAAGATTTTTCAATTGGTAGAGAGGCTCATGAGATCTGA
- a CDS encoding DUF3211 domain-containing protein: MTRVITSQHTMDSLIKILSDPNFTIPRLFPTIKMLIIRDGSFNGKAKYFLYQHEVKGNVYVSQNEISVPFTLFYKEKIGSGKLSISFRPNGQIAEIVLSLSYEGWMEKLSNRLLNKWIESFLHGLEEDLRLERIKRKI, encoded by the coding sequence GTGACTAGAGTTATAACATCGCAGCATACAATGGATAGCCTCATTAAGATCCTCTCAGATCCGAACTTCACTATCCCTAGGTTGTTCCCTACTATCAAAATGTTGATAATAAGGGATGGATCGTTTAATGGGAAAGCGAAATACTTTCTTTACCAACACGAAGTGAAAGGCAACGTATACGTATCACAAAACGAGATCAGCGTTCCGTTCACTTTATTCTATAAAGAGAAAATAGGTTCAGGTAAGCTATCAATTTCGTTCAGACCGAACGGGCAAATCGCTGAGATTGTTCTCTCTTTATCATACGAAGGATGGATGGAGAAGCTCTCTAATCGGCTCCTAAACAAATGGATTGAGTCATTTCTCCACGGGTTAGAGGAAGATTTACGTTTGGAGAGAATAAAAAGGAAAATATGA
- a CDS encoding 4Fe-4S dicluster domain-containing protein, with protein MEGTIFSAISRTKLVSKPKEVIHVRGTQDLMNGGTPRYEYFRGEEGERVLDFTDFKGVQDLGDKLKVLPGTPWKDLLNYNVEVYGLEDASVGGSVHFEDAGFGFNEFGSIRKRVEVEAVIDGNTYTGFYKGGLISSVFIRKEFKPILFMKLERSFNFVINRVKLLYSGGIPPFRDVTLHKVGDLASLYVSFPETRKTLLEDKIKDMSESGPYSFKMGNYKYRYFGSINTLEVDERAFSNVEELIMFIRKDSIKFVALSNTPLSFPYSLEPYSDSNSKELFSGCILCGKCVYVCPHVEQRDDKNYSPLGFFISLALNNQTDYANCHFCGKCENVCPVSLNIVDNLKQKAKNSEVSMSLSIDLPSKKAIVITPISQSLLNEALRVIKYFNSLGVKLGLITLNVPLSSLLKGSKVEISNTIEEIYVLTPEEQYFLLQSKPKNVVDVYFVFDLLPDEKRNLVLSKEIHKSCFYKSNIKGNNKCSFALLEMANNERSANPKAKGEISVCPLAAKKLNIASYVDVLDDVDKNDTNKLVLELNDLINGNELLIQDLSWYEGLDDNIKIDFITRLIDSFIKDKDPASLVLAYVEASRNNLINDEKTKRVFLERIRNSLAS; from the coding sequence ATGGAAGGGACAATCTTTTCCGCCATCTCGAGGACCAAATTGGTGAGCAAGCCAAAGGAAGTAATTCATGTAAGGGGAACTCAAGACTTAATGAACGGGGGTACACCAAGATACGAGTACTTTAGGGGAGAGGAAGGGGAGAGAGTACTTGACTTCACCGACTTTAAGGGAGTACAGGACTTAGGAGATAAATTAAAAGTACTTCCTGGAACTCCTTGGAAAGATTTACTGAACTACAATGTGGAAGTGTACGGATTAGAGGACGCTTCAGTTGGGGGCTCTGTACATTTTGAGGATGCAGGTTTTGGATTTAATGAGTTCGGTTCAATAAGGAAAAGAGTAGAGGTCGAAGCGGTAATTGACGGTAATACATACACGGGCTTTTACAAAGGTGGGCTTATTTCATCGGTTTTTATAAGAAAGGAGTTTAAGCCGATTCTATTCATGAAACTAGAGAGGAGTTTCAACTTCGTTATAAATAGGGTGAAGCTATTATACAGTGGAGGGATCCCACCATTTAGGGACGTAACGCTCCACAAGGTAGGTGACCTTGCCTCACTTTATGTGTCTTTTCCAGAAACTAGGAAAACTTTACTTGAAGATAAAATTAAGGACATGTCAGAGTCGGGGCCTTACTCATTCAAAATGGGAAACTACAAGTATAGGTATTTCGGAAGTATAAACACTCTAGAAGTGGACGAAAGGGCTTTCTCCAACGTCGAAGAACTTATCATGTTCATAAGAAAAGACAGTATAAAATTCGTAGCCTTATCAAACACTCCGCTCTCCTTTCCCTACAGTCTCGAGCCTTACTCCGATTCGAACTCAAAGGAGCTATTTTCAGGATGCATATTGTGTGGTAAGTGCGTTTATGTTTGTCCTCACGTTGAACAGAGGGATGATAAGAATTACTCACCTCTAGGATTCTTTATTTCGCTAGCCTTAAACAATCAGACCGACTACGCTAACTGCCATTTCTGTGGTAAATGCGAGAACGTATGTCCTGTCTCGTTAAATATTGTAGATAATTTGAAACAAAAGGCAAAAAACAGTGAGGTTTCAATGAGCTTATCTATAGATCTTCCAAGCAAGAAGGCTATAGTTATTACACCTATCTCGCAGAGCCTTCTTAACGAGGCGTTAAGAGTTATAAAATACTTCAATTCACTGGGTGTTAAGTTAGGTCTAATTACTCTGAACGTTCCACTCTCGTCCTTGCTCAAAGGATCGAAAGTGGAGATCTCGAACACAATAGAGGAAATTTACGTGCTTACCCCAGAGGAACAGTACTTTTTACTTCAGTCTAAACCCAAAAACGTCGTAGATGTGTACTTCGTCTTTGATTTGCTTCCAGATGAGAAGAGGAACCTAGTACTTTCTAAAGAAATTCATAAGTCATGCTTTTATAAATCTAATATTAAGGGAAACAATAAATGTAGTTTTGCTCTCCTTGAAATGGCTAATAATGAAAGGTCAGCTAACCCTAAGGCGAAAGGCGAGATCTCAGTTTGCCCGCTAGCTGCTAAGAAATTGAATATAGCAAGCTACGTCGATGTGTTAGACGATGTAGATAAAAACGATACAAACAAACTGGTATTAGAATTAAATGATCTAATTAACGGCAACGAGTTATTAATACAAGATCTAAGCTGGTACGAGGGATTAGATGATAATATAAAAATAGATTTTATTACAAGACTAATAGATTCCTTTATTAAGGATAAGGACCCGGCATCGTTAGTTCTGGCGTACGTCGAAGCGTCAAGGAATAACTTGATAAACGATGAAAAGACGAAGAGAGTTTTCCTAGAAAGGATAAGGAACAGCTTAGCAAGTTAA
- the purT gene encoding formate-dependent phosphoribosylglycinamide formyltransferase has translation MEFGTPLLQGSKKIMILGSGELGKEMIIEAQRLGIETVAVDRYDMAPAMHVAHRKYVIDMLNQNALKGIVKRESPDAVIAEIEAIDTDALLDLEEQGFKIVPNANAVKTCMNRIDLRRLAAEGVGVPTTRYAFASNEEEAKSACKDVGFPCLLKPEMSSSGHGHVLVNSVEDVEKGYRESISHARGKGRSVIVEEYVKVDTELTVLTYRHMNNGSIETKTLEPIEHQRPSYYYVESWHPSTVDQDIISRSKEYATRVVNELGGVGIFGVEIIVSGNRVLFSEVSPRPHDTGLVTLASQDISEFQIHIRAALGLPIPQVRLLTPAASHVILAQYETWSPTYLNVEKALSIPGVQIRLFGKPSAYEKRRMGVVLANGSDVNEAREKARKAASMILVK, from the coding sequence ATGGAGTTCGGTACACCTCTTTTACAAGGTTCAAAGAAGATCATGATTTTAGGGAGCGGTGAGTTAGGTAAGGAGATGATCATTGAGGCGCAAAGATTGGGCATCGAGACAGTTGCGGTCGATAGATACGATATGGCCCCCGCTATGCACGTGGCTCATAGGAAATACGTTATTGACATGCTCAATCAGAACGCTCTGAAGGGTATCGTGAAGAGAGAGAGTCCTGATGCGGTTATAGCGGAGATAGAGGCGATAGATACCGATGCCCTCTTGGATCTAGAAGAGCAAGGTTTCAAGATAGTACCTAATGCAAACGCTGTAAAAACCTGCATGAATAGAATAGATCTCAGACGTTTGGCTGCAGAGGGAGTAGGCGTTCCTACTACAAGGTACGCCTTCGCGAGTAATGAAGAGGAGGCTAAAAGCGCCTGTAAAGACGTAGGTTTTCCTTGTCTTTTAAAACCTGAGATGAGTTCAAGTGGTCACGGTCACGTCTTAGTAAACTCCGTGGAAGATGTGGAGAAAGGGTATAGGGAATCAATATCGCACGCGAGAGGAAAGGGGAGGTCTGTTATAGTTGAGGAATACGTTAAGGTTGACACAGAGCTTACGGTCTTGACATATAGGCATATGAACAACGGTTCAATAGAAACTAAAACGCTAGAGCCTATCGAGCATCAGAGACCTAGTTACTACTACGTCGAGTCCTGGCATCCCTCTACTGTAGATCAAGATATCATTTCAAGATCTAAGGAATATGCTACAAGAGTAGTTAACGAGTTAGGCGGAGTTGGAATATTCGGTGTAGAAATAATAGTATCTGGTAATAGAGTTTTATTCAGTGAAGTCTCACCTAGACCTCACGATACTGGGTTGGTTACTCTAGCCAGCCAGGATATCAGTGAGTTTCAGATTCATATCAGAGCTGCACTGGGTCTCCCGATACCTCAAGTGAGGCTATTAACTCCTGCAGCGTCTCACGTCATTTTAGCTCAATATGAGACTTGGTCTCCCACCTACTTGAACGTAGAGAAAGCTCTTTCAATTCCAGGGGTACAGATTAGGCTCTTTGGGAAACCTTCGGCTTACGAGAAGAGGAGAATGGGAGTAGTGCTGGCCAACGGGAGTGACGTAAATGAAGCTAGAGAGAAGGCCAGAAAGGCAGCATCCATGATTCTTGTAAAGTGA
- the queC gene encoding 7-cyano-7-deazaguanine synthase QueC, whose translation MCSVTGVLILDPSTYLDVESKLSSILIKAEDRGRDSFGIVSINVDGSVNQVKSLGRPSKNQEKLKGIVSEKTRVIVANNRAEPTTEFVRFKTEKDIQPFVGNRFVITHNGIIANDMEIEKKYEINRTTKIDSAIIPPFLEKKWDGSLEGLRNSLKELKGSYALVIGDRLKPDRIFLAQNFKPIYMAYDFKLRAIFFTSLDDYFDVQPFDEVNVRKLEPYSVVEVSNKKEFRTLSLYDKPKRRALVIASGGLDSTVAATKMVKDGYQVTLLHFNYHHKAEEREREATRKIASYLNVDLIEVNTDVFTLIGESPLLKAGGEIVKERKGEEGAEFAHEWVPARNSIFFTVAMAIAEARGYDTLVSGINLEEAGAYPDNEMEFVRMFQRLSPYAVGPNKRVDIVMPVGNLVKHEIVKLGLDIGAPLHLTWSCYEGGEKHCGRCGPCYMRKTAFEINGVKDPIEYQD comes from the coding sequence GTGTGCAGCGTTACTGGAGTTCTAATTCTAGATCCTAGTACGTACCTTGACGTAGAGAGTAAACTCAGTTCTATTCTAATTAAAGCTGAGGACAGGGGAAGGGACAGTTTCGGGATAGTATCAATAAATGTAGATGGCTCCGTGAATCAAGTTAAGTCCCTAGGCAGGCCATCAAAGAACCAAGAGAAGCTCAAGGGAATTGTATCCGAGAAGACTAGGGTAATCGTAGCTAACAATAGGGCCGAGCCTACAACTGAGTTTGTAAGATTCAAAACTGAAAAAGACATTCAACCTTTCGTTGGAAATAGGTTCGTAATAACTCATAACGGCATCATTGCTAATGACATGGAGATAGAGAAAAAATACGAAATCAATAGGACGACCAAGATAGATAGTGCGATCATACCACCGTTTCTTGAGAAGAAATGGGACGGCTCTCTGGAAGGATTACGTAATTCCCTAAAAGAACTGAAGGGAAGTTACGCACTAGTAATAGGAGATAGGCTTAAACCTGACAGAATATTCCTCGCTCAGAACTTCAAGCCCATATACATGGCTTATGACTTCAAACTTAGAGCTATCTTTTTCACATCTTTAGACGATTACTTTGATGTCCAGCCCTTCGATGAAGTCAACGTTAGAAAATTAGAACCTTATAGCGTAGTTGAGGTTTCAAACAAAAAAGAGTTTAGGACTTTGAGCCTTTACGACAAACCGAAGAGGAGAGCACTTGTGATTGCAAGTGGAGGTCTAGATTCTACGGTCGCTGCAACTAAGATGGTAAAAGATGGCTATCAGGTTACGCTGCTCCACTTCAACTATCATCACAAGGCAGAGGAGAGAGAAAGGGAAGCTACTAGAAAAATTGCCTCTTACCTCAACGTAGATCTCATTGAAGTCAATACTGACGTGTTTACCCTCATAGGTGAGAGTCCATTACTGAAAGCGGGAGGAGAAATAGTAAAGGAGAGGAAAGGTGAGGAGGGAGCGGAATTCGCTCATGAGTGGGTGCCAGCACGAAACTCAATATTCTTCACAGTGGCTATGGCAATAGCTGAAGCGCGAGGTTACGATACTCTCGTCTCAGGGATAAACTTGGAGGAGGCAGGAGCTTACCCTGATAACGAAATGGAGTTCGTGAGGATGTTCCAAAGACTATCTCCTTATGCAGTTGGACCCAATAAGAGAGTTGACATAGTGATGCCTGTCGGAAATTTGGTGAAGCACGAGATAGTTAAATTGGGCCTAGATATAGGAGCTCCGTTACATTTGACATGGAGCTGTTATGAAGGAGGCGAAAAGCATTGCGGGAGATGCGGGCCTTGTTACATGAGGAAGACCGCGTTTGAGATCAACGGTGTGAAGGATCCGATAGAATATCAAGATTGA